A window of Paenibacillus polygoni contains these coding sequences:
- a CDS encoding IS3 family transposase (programmed frameshift) gives MTKRLFTEKEQAQLKRNPHVRSVSNKAITYTDEFKRLFINENKKGKLPRTIFEEAGLDAELIGIKRIHSAGKRWRGAYREHGDEGLQDTRKTNSGRPLERELSLEEKVLRLEAKNRLLQAENELLKKLGSTRKADVEEEIKLVTKQKFELIRQTIEKYQLNRLVHYLCETIGVSRSGYYNYFHEKSVRKRTVRNIADEKVRDIILKAYHFRRRKKGARQIKMTLKNQYHIIYNLKRIRRIMKKFNIFCPIRKANPYRRMAKATHEHRTCPNLLQRQFKQGVAGKVLLTDITYLSYAHGKRAYLSTIKDAETNEILAYEISDKITLDIALNTLRQLKRNHSHFAKDAFIHSDQGFHYTNPQFQKLVKKMKLGQSMSRRGNCWDNAPQESFFGHLKDEIDLKTCETLHDVKREVRSYMLYYNHYRGQWNLKKMPPAKYRQHLLQVA, from the exons ATGACCAAACGATTATTTACGGAAAAAGAACAAGCCCAACTAAAGCGTAATCCTCATGTCCGATCTGTTAGCAACAAAGCGATTACATATACAGATGAGTTTAAACGACTATTTATTAATGAAAATAAGAAAGGAAAGTTACCCAGAACTATTTTTGAAGAAGCTGGCTTAGACGCTGAGCTAATCGGCATAAAACGCATCCATTCTGCTGGAAAGCGTTGGCGTGGAGCTTATCGTGAACATGGAGATGAAGGTCTACAGGATACAAGAAAAACAAACTCTGGTCGCCCCTTAGAGCGAGAATTAAGTTTAGAAGAAAAGGTTTTACGACTAGAAGCAAAAAATCGATTATTACAGGCTGAGAATGAACTTTTAAAAAAGCTCG GATCTACTCGAAAGGCAGATGTTGAAGAAGAAATTAAACTCGTAACAAAACAGAAGTTTGAATTAATTCGTCAGACCATTGAAAAATATCAGCTAAATCGCTTGGTACACTATTTGTGTGAAACGATCGGTGTGTCTCGTTCTGGCTACTATAATTATTTCCACGAAAAATCAGTACGAAAGCGTACAGTACGCAATATAGCAGATGAAAAAGTAAGAGATATCATTTTAAAAGCCTATCATTTCCGTCGAAGAAAGAAAGGTGCTCGTCAAATTAAAATGACATTAAAAAATCAATATCATATCATTTACAACTTAAAACGAATTCGTCGCATCATGAAGAAGTTCAATATATTTTGTCCGATCCGAAAAGCGAATCCTTATCGTCGGATGGCGAAAGCGACGCACGAACACCGTACATGTCCAAACCTCTTGCAGCGCCAGTTTAAACAAGGTGTAGCAGGCAAGGTATTATTAACGGACATCACTTACTTATCCTACGCTCACGGTAAACGTGCGTATTTGTCGACGATAAAAGATGCCGAAACGAATGAGATTTTAGCCTATGAAATATCTGATAAGATCACTCTAGATATTGCTTTAAATACGCTACGCCAATTAAAACGCAATCATTCGCACTTTGCGAAAGATGCATTTATTCATTCAGATCAAGGATTCCACTACACAAATCCCCAGTTTCAAAAGTTGGTAAAGAAAATGAAATTAGGACAATCTATGTCACGCCGGGGAAACTGTTGGGATAATGCACCACAAGAATCTTTCTTTGGACATTTAAAAGATGAGATCGATTTAAAGACCTGTGAGACCTTACACGATGTGAAACGTGAAGTGAGAAGTTATATGCTCTATTACAATCATTATCGTGGACAGTGGAACCTAAAGAAGATGCCGCCTGCAAAATACAGACAGCATCTCCTTCAAGTGGCTTAG
- a CDS encoding tetratricopeptide repeat protein — MELASFLKSVGNSFFAFMWPRIKNSKSIRDIKAKWQADNYASKTTLLFEAAVLDAKEIFDLPDILVRELLEDKTNRDEVFRWILEGVSLKDFDKHRLNLEPYWESYPRYQDRLVPFFESILAETAEYKKIHWDPEFLEILYGIERLEQKVENGLERIEEKQNQTIQLTESIFKEFTTPTNVDDLNELINQGKTSTARELAKERLSRQRLNRQDILGLHSLIANSYIISGNEKEAIPHLYTAVGNCDDNALKNRLTALIELFEERFDDALKKINEAIEVEGNTKKNLELLINIHLMQKEYDEALRIIDEHQEVSLVKLKANVLQRTQNYDEAIRLAEKHLVEEPSSIDWSIIKAESMILKMEESNLEHEKLDPKFVLDNVMSLLNEILKRDIENILITNRVKELQAALLFRNKRFSEARVLYEDIYRVSMNELHLKNLIAVCMCNADWIRVIELLTEVLDSGSTNKAYIIDLARSYIEIGETEKATDLVQDKRNLFLTEEKLDYEYFITYIDALLLDLKHNDVRTLIITLENTTSDTSHLNMVKGYYEGKLHNWSKAIDHFESCVEVLEGNELIDAKVQLTLAYLNRCEREDYVKLINLIESIPNWMEFEFLINRYVKALYEIESYEKIITLSTRLSHINSYFLEIITNIYFNLGWYDTAKKNYLSLYRQTDALGYHLGYANCLLRLGETEEALEVLGTVETRVMRSGKKEDFYLLSIAYMNALEHRKSMEHAYHAFIAGKEEPETWHFYFGQMSQLLQFVKDPDNKWLSEYQMMFEQFEIQFPDAAPLFKKFDIIEDDNISESFIEELKLLSQSHLQTMNMYENNRLPISVLVNQLQRGPFRTWSNVINERGLHIWASSGMFIDLDLGRNLATESKDVLCDITVLFALNNLNLLEIIKENFNLFVHYDQFMLALQEYNDIKLVSDEGLKTMGFKDGKILVEEFSSLEVEYVVKRHEDMIKWIKENCNLVGDAITNDPEVRKDEIGFINNPIKISKQNNLRMLTDSFLVVKHARDNYKVDCFTIIDFIFALLDKGKIDKARQCELLGDLMIMGYTLIPVKSDVFIHYLSKNNYNIDNETALVFDYLEIKEFNTEFVIDVLSDILFWIWTEESCKHKREPITDYLCSILTTNKTKYDSIQKLIQHSKSKFSILVLHQWERMRHNIEQWLQSQSII, encoded by the coding sequence ATGGAACTTGCTTCTTTTTTAAAAAGTGTAGGTAATAGTTTTTTTGCTTTTATGTGGCCTAGAATAAAAAATTCAAAGTCGATTCGTGATATTAAAGCGAAATGGCAGGCAGATAACTACGCGTCTAAAACTACATTGTTATTTGAAGCTGCAGTATTAGATGCAAAAGAGATTTTTGACTTGCCTGATATATTGGTTCGTGAGTTATTGGAAGATAAGACAAATAGAGACGAAGTCTTTCGCTGGATACTAGAAGGAGTGTCACTTAAAGATTTTGATAAACATAGATTAAATCTCGAGCCTTATTGGGAATCGTATCCAAGGTATCAAGATAGATTAGTTCCTTTTTTCGAATCTATCTTAGCTGAGACTGCAGAATACAAGAAAATACATTGGGACCCAGAATTTTTGGAGATATTGTATGGTATTGAACGTTTGGAACAAAAAGTTGAAAACGGCTTAGAAAGAATAGAAGAAAAACAAAATCAGACAATTCAGCTAACAGAAAGTATATTTAAGGAATTTACTACCCCAACTAATGTTGATGATTTAAACGAACTTATTAATCAAGGGAAAACAAGTACTGCTCGTGAATTAGCCAAAGAGAGACTTAGCCGACAAAGACTAAATCGTCAAGATATCTTAGGGTTGCATTCCCTGATAGCTAACTCATATATAATTAGTGGCAATGAAAAGGAAGCAATCCCACATTTATATACAGCTGTTGGTAATTGTGATGATAATGCATTAAAAAATAGATTAACAGCGTTAATTGAGCTTTTTGAGGAGCGTTTTGATGATGCACTAAAGAAAATCAATGAAGCGATAGAGGTAGAGGGTAATACTAAAAAAAACTTAGAACTCCTAATCAATATACACCTTATGCAAAAGGAATATGATGAAGCTTTGCGCATAATAGATGAACATCAAGAAGTTAGTTTAGTAAAGCTTAAAGCGAATGTATTACAAAGAACTCAAAATTACGATGAAGCAATCAGACTTGCTGAGAAACATTTAGTAGAAGAACCCAGTAGTATTGATTGGTCAATAATTAAAGCGGAATCCATGATATTAAAAATGGAAGAAAGCAATTTAGAGCATGAAAAACTTGACCCTAAATTTGTACTAGATAATGTAATGTCATTACTAAATGAAATTTTAAAGAGAGATATAGAGAATATACTAATCACAAATAGAGTAAAAGAATTGCAAGCTGCATTATTATTCAGGAATAAACGTTTCTCAGAAGCAAGAGTATTGTATGAGGATATTTACCGCGTCTCAATGAATGAACTGCACTTAAAAAATTTAATTGCGGTCTGTATGTGTAATGCAGATTGGATTAGAGTCATAGAACTTCTTACTGAAGTATTAGATAGTGGAAGCACTAATAAGGCTTATATTATTGATTTAGCAAGATCTTATATTGAGATTGGTGAAACCGAAAAAGCTACAGATTTAGTCCAGGATAAAAGAAACTTATTTCTAACTGAAGAAAAATTAGATTATGAGTATTTTATTACGTATATTGATGCCTTATTGCTTGATTTGAAACACAATGACGTTAGAACTTTGATTATTACCCTCGAAAATACGACATCTGATACCTCACATTTAAACATGGTAAAAGGGTATTATGAGGGGAAACTACACAATTGGTCCAAAGCAATTGATCATTTTGAATCTTGTGTTGAAGTTTTAGAAGGTAATGAATTAATTGATGCAAAAGTTCAATTGACCCTAGCTTACTTAAATAGATGTGAGAGAGAAGATTATGTGAAATTAATTAATCTCATAGAGTCTATACCAAATTGGATGGAATTTGAGTTTTTAATTAATCGATATGTGAAAGCATTATACGAGATAGAATCCTATGAAAAAATCATCACATTAAGTACTCGGCTATCCCACATAAACTCTTACTTCCTTGAGATAATTACAAATATATACTTTAATTTAGGATGGTATGATACTGCCAAAAAAAATTATCTATCACTTTACAGACAGACAGATGCTTTAGGCTATCATCTAGGATATGCAAATTGCTTATTACGCTTAGGTGAAACTGAAGAAGCGTTAGAGGTTCTAGGTACTGTTGAAACTAGGGTAATGAGGAGTGGTAAGAAAGAGGATTTTTATTTACTGAGTATCGCATACATGAATGCACTAGAGCACCGAAAATCTATGGAACATGCATATCATGCATTTATAGCGGGAAAAGAAGAACCGGAGACGTGGCATTTCTATTTTGGTCAAATGTCTCAACTACTGCAATTTGTAAAAGATCCAGATAATAAATGGCTGAGCGAGTACCAAATGATGTTTGAACAATTCGAAATACAATTTCCCGATGCAGCTCCGTTATTCAAAAAGTTTGATATAATAGAGGACGATAATATTTCAGAGAGTTTTATTGAAGAACTGAAACTTTTATCGCAGTCTCATTTACAAACCATGAACATGTATGAGAATAATAGACTGCCTATAAGTGTTCTCGTAAATCAATTACAGAGAGGACCGTTTAGGACGTGGTCTAATGTTATAAATGAGAGAGGTCTACACATCTGGGCTTCATCTGGCATGTTTATTGATTTAGATCTGGGTAGAAATCTGGCTACAGAATCTAAGGATGTTTTGTGTGATATAACAGTTCTATTCGCACTAAATAATCTAAATCTACTGGAGATAATAAAAGAAAACTTTAATTTGTTTGTTCATTATGATCAATTTATGTTAGCCCTCCAGGAATATAACGACATTAAATTAGTTAGTGATGAAGGCCTTAAAACGATGGGATTTAAAGACGGGAAAATTTTAGTCGAAGAGTTTTCTTCATTAGAAGTAGAATATGTAGTAAAACGCCATGAGGATATGATCAAGTGGATTAAAGAAAATTGCAACTTAGTCGGGGATGCTATAACCAACGACCCAGAAGTTAGAAAGGATGAAATCGGATTTATAAATAATCCAATTAAAATCAGTAAACAAAATAATTTACGTATGCTGACCGATAGCTTCCTTGTCGTCAAGCACGCTAGAGATAATTATAAAGTTGATTGTTTTACAATCATCGATTTTATATTTGCTCTACTCGATAAAGGGAAAATTGATAAAGCAAGACAGTGCGAGCTATTAGGTGATTTAATGATAATGGGTTATACATTGATCCCAGTCAAAAGTGATGTATTTATTCATTATCTATCGAAGAATAATTATAATATAGATAATGAAACTGCTTTGGTTTTCGATTATCTGGAAATTAAAGAATTTAACACAGAGTTCGTAATCGATGTGTTATCGGATATTCTCTTTTGGATATGGACAGAAGAAAGTTGTAAGCACAAAAGAGAACCAATTACCGATTATCTATGCTCTATTCTAACGACTAACAAAACTAAATACGATTCAATACAAAAATTGATACAGCATAGCAAATCAAAGTTTTCTATATTAGTACTTCATCAATGGGAAAGAATGAGACATAATATTGAACAGTGGCTTCAGTCTCAGTCAATCATATGA
- a CDS encoding MerR family transcriptional regulator codes for MGDEIRRNMALFPIGIVMKLTDLSARQIRYYEQHNLIVPARTSGNQRLFSFNDVERLLEIKALIEKGVNIAGIKQVMNPVTKESEEATVITPDTEVKRRELSDSQLHRMLKQQLVAGKRPGQVSLIQGELSRFFNKK; via the coding sequence ATGGGTGATGAAATCCGCAGAAATATGGCCTTATTTCCTATTGGAATCGTTATGAAACTTACGGATCTTTCTGCAAGACAAATTCGCTACTATGAGCAGCATAATTTAATCGTCCCAGCGCGTACATCAGGAAATCAACGTCTTTTCTCTTTTAACGATGTAGAACGATTGCTTGAAATTAAAGCTTTAATTGAAAAAGGGGTCAATATTGCGGGGATTAAGCAAGTAATGAACCCAGTTACAAAAGAATCAGAGGAAGCAACGGTTATTACTCCAGACACTGAAGTGAAACGAAGAGAACTGTCGGATTCTCAGCTGCACCGGATGCTCAAGCAACAGTTGGTTGCTGGTAAACGTCCAGGTCAGGTTTCTTTGATTCAAGGTGAGTTGTCACGCTTCTTTAACAAAAAGTAA
- a CDS encoding MerR family transcriptional regulator, with product MHRWTTGQVSKLRNISVRTLRYYDQIGLLTPSYREDNGRRHYSEGDLFTLEKITLLKSLSLPLADIQNVINKLSFRHILVAHHNYLQEQLTSLQSSISNTASIINMIDLEGTLSWDQVSHLAHNVQPISKQWVNYFNDDESEFLQSALPNLSSNNETTQQYISLLRRIERCIQQSIPPESDEGYDIACELINLSHETFNGDEKLMEKFWEVRKLPALESGLYPVSEEVLNFVENCIACALEKEKEQK from the coding sequence ATGCATAGATGGACTACAGGACAAGTATCCAAACTGCGGAACATCTCCGTAAGGACACTGCGTTATTACGATCAAATCGGTCTCTTGACACCAAGTTATAGGGAAGATAATGGGCGTCGTCATTATTCAGAAGGAGATCTATTCACTCTCGAAAAAATAACTCTTCTTAAATCGTTGTCACTACCACTAGCAGACATTCAAAATGTAATAAACAAACTCTCTTTTCGCCATATTCTAGTCGCACATCATAATTATCTACAAGAGCAGCTCACTTCTCTTCAAAGCAGCATTTCTAACACCGCTTCCATAATCAACATGATCGATCTAGAAGGAACACTTTCCTGGGACCAGGTTTCTCATCTAGCCCATAACGTACAGCCTATATCTAAACAATGGGTCAATTACTTTAACGATGACGAAAGTGAATTTCTACAAAGTGCTCTCCCCAATCTAAGTAGTAACAACGAAACTACTCAGCAGTATATTTCTTTACTACGCCGAATTGAGCGGTGTATACAGCAATCTATCCCACCTGAATCTGATGAAGGTTATGATATTGCCTGCGAGTTAATAAATTTGTCACACGAAACCTTTAATGGAGACGAAAAATTGATGGAGAAGTTTTGGGAAGTCAGGAAGCTGCCTGCATTAGAGTCAGGTTTATATCCCGTATCTGAAGAAGTATTGAACTTTGTAGAGAACTGCATTGCTTGTGCTCTAGAAAAAGAGAAGGAACAGAAATGA
- the glnA gene encoding type I glutamate--ammonia ligase — protein sequence MSYTKEDIIRIAKEENVRFIRLQFTDLLGTIKNVEIPVSQLQKALDNKMMFDGSSIEGYVRIEESDMYLYPDLDTWVVFPWVAENRVARLICDVYMPDGTPFAGDPRGILKRVLKEAEEMGYTSMNVGPEPEFFLFRTDANGNPTTELNDQGGYFDLAPMDLGENCRREIVLTLEEMGFEVEASHHEVAPGQHEIDFKYEEAVKAADEIQTFKLVVKTIARQHGLHATFMPKPLFGMNGSGMHCHQSLFKGNVNTFYDESDELGLSKEARHYMAGILKHARAMAAITNPTVNSYKRLVPGYEAPCYVAWSASNRSPMIRIPASRGLSTRVEVRNPDPAANPYLALAVMLKAGLDGIKRELALPAPIDRNIYIMSEEERIEEGIPSLPADLKEALHELIRSEVVTDALGEHALAHFYELKEIEWDMYRTQVHQWERDQYLTLY from the coding sequence GTGAGTTATACTAAAGAGGACATTATTCGTATTGCAAAAGAAGAAAATGTACGCTTTATCCGTTTGCAATTTACTGATCTGCTCGGTACGATCAAGAACGTTGAAATTCCAGTAAGCCAGTTACAAAAAGCATTGGATAATAAAATGATGTTTGATGGATCTTCCATTGAAGGTTATGTTCGTATTGAAGAATCGGATATGTACTTGTACCCGGATCTAGACACTTGGGTTGTATTCCCTTGGGTTGCTGAGAACCGTGTTGCACGTCTTATCTGTGATGTATATATGCCAGATGGTACTCCATTTGCAGGAGACCCGCGCGGTATTTTAAAACGTGTACTTAAAGAAGCGGAAGAAATGGGCTACACTTCCATGAACGTGGGACCTGAACCTGAATTCTTCTTATTCCGTACGGATGCGAACGGTAATCCGACAACAGAACTCAATGACCAAGGTGGTTATTTTGACCTTGCTCCAATGGATCTTGGTGAAAACTGCCGTCGTGAGATCGTACTTACTTTGGAAGAGATGGGCTTTGAAGTGGAAGCTTCTCACCATGAAGTGGCTCCAGGACAACATGAGATCGACTTCAAATATGAAGAAGCTGTCAAAGCTGCGGATGAGATTCAAACTTTTAAACTCGTAGTAAAAACGATTGCTCGTCAGCATGGTCTGCATGCAACCTTTATGCCAAAACCTCTATTTGGTATGAACGGATCAGGGATGCACTGCCACCAGTCCTTATTTAAAGGTAATGTAAATACATTCTATGATGAGTCTGATGAACTTGGTCTGAGTAAAGAAGCTCGCCATTATATGGCAGGTATTCTGAAACATGCTCGCGCAATGGCAGCGATCACGAATCCAACGGTGAACTCTTACAAACGTTTGGTTCCGGGATATGAAGCACCTTGTTACGTAGCATGGTCAGCAAGTAACCGCAGCCCGATGATCCGTATTCCAGCATCACGCGGTCTAAGTACTCGTGTTGAGGTTCGTAACCCGGATCCAGCAGCAAACCCTTACCTTGCACTTGCTGTAATGCTGAAAGCTGGTCTTGACGGTATCAAACGTGAACTAGCATTACCAGCTCCGATTGACCGTAATATCTACATCATGTCAGAAGAAGAGCGTATTGAAGAAGGCATTCCTTCCTTGCCAGCTGACCTGAAAGAAGCACTGCATGAATTGATCCGCAGTGAAGTAGTTACGGACGCACTAGGCGAGCACGCACTTGCTCATTTCTATGAATTGAAAGAAATCGAGTGGGATATGTATAGAACACAAGTACATCAATGGGAACGCGATCAATATTTGACGCTGTACTAG
- a CDS encoding IS3 family transposase: MDAGGKEQSFRLIEQTATTGQIAEHCQLLGVSRSGYYAYVKRKKNDRDAEAKQLIRTVYKRYEGKYGYRQIQLFLWQDEGVWMNHKKVLRLMQNMGLQASIRRKRRFNATYQAAERVADNLLKRNFTAEKPNQKWVTDVTQYRVGERWLYLSAVKDLFNNEIVAYQLSERNDNELVLQTFAKAFSKQKDVTGLVVHSDQGFQYTSHAYHDMLPKVGAQISMSRRGNCLDNASMESFFSHLKTEGLYPYDIRNLAEAQRRMEKYIRFYNRRRPQRKLKKLTPVEYRRQFTA, encoded by the coding sequence CTGGATGCAGGAGGGAAAGAGCAAAGCTTCAGGCTCATCGAACAAACGGCGACCACCGGCCAAATAGCAGAACATTGCCAACTTCTTGGTGTCTCTAGAAGCGGCTACTATGCATATGTAAAGCGGAAGAAGAACGACCGAGATGCCGAGGCTAAACAACTCATCCGTACGGTGTACAAACGCTATGAAGGGAAATATGGCTACCGACAGATCCAGCTATTCTTGTGGCAGGATGAAGGTGTATGGATGAACCACAAGAAGGTACTACGCCTGATGCAAAACATGGGTCTTCAAGCCAGTATTCGCCGGAAACGTCGATTTAACGCGACATACCAGGCAGCCGAGCGTGTTGCTGATAATCTGCTTAAGCGTAATTTCACGGCTGAAAAACCAAACCAGAAATGGGTGACGGATGTGACCCAATACCGAGTAGGCGAGCGCTGGTTGTATCTCTCGGCAGTGAAAGATCTATTTAATAACGAGATTGTAGCCTACCAACTTAGTGAGCGTAATGATAATGAGCTGGTACTTCAAACGTTCGCAAAAGCCTTTTCCAAGCAAAAAGACGTGACCGGACTAGTCGTTCACAGCGACCAAGGGTTCCAGTACACGTCCCATGCTTACCACGACATGCTGCCAAAGGTTGGCGCCCAAATCAGCATGTCTCGCCGAGGCAATTGCCTAGACAACGCCTCTATGGAGAGTTTCTTCTCGCATCTCAAAACGGAAGGACTCTACCCTTATGATATACGAAATCTTGCAGAGGCACAAAGGCGAATGGAGAAATACATCCGTTTTTATAACCGAAGGCGGCCACAACGGAAACTAAAAAAACTGACGCCGGTAGAGTACCGACGCCAGTTTACCGCCTAG
- a CDS encoding helix-turn-helix domain-containing protein — MAMKGQKFKTYSEELKMEAIRLHVEEKWTYRQINDHLGIQDQGRMKRWMRKYREQGEFGLLDQRGRRKEYLDQERYVQQLKRENATLKKYLKIWMQEGKSKASGSSNKRRPPAK, encoded by the coding sequence ATGGCAATGAAAGGTCAAAAGTTTAAGACATATTCTGAGGAACTCAAGATGGAGGCAATCCGTTTGCACGTAGAGGAAAAATGGACGTATCGGCAAATCAACGATCATTTAGGAATTCAAGATCAGGGCCGAATGAAACGTTGGATGCGTAAATACCGTGAACAAGGTGAGTTTGGTTTGTTGGATCAACGAGGAAGACGAAAAGAGTATTTAGATCAGGAGCGATATGTCCAGCAGCTGAAACGGGAGAATGCCACACTAAAAAAGTATTTGAAAATCTGGATGCAGGAGGGAAAGAGCAAAGCTTCAGGCTCATCGAACAAACGGCGACCACCGGCCAAATAG
- a CDS encoding YolD-like family protein: protein MFEGSRIVLPEHKEAWIQRQDQLKYCERRKPVLDDQEMQLIEGALLESFNQHCKVDLALFDTNEDRHITGIVTTINRYTRDIKLSIAADEWEWIKITDIIAARL from the coding sequence ATATTCGAAGGTTCTCGAATTGTACTCCCGGAGCATAAAGAGGCTTGGATTCAAAGACAAGATCAGTTAAAGTACTGCGAACGCCGTAAACCTGTTCTTGATGATCAAGAAATGCAATTAATTGAAGGTGCTCTGCTTGAATCATTTAATCAGCATTGTAAAGTGGATCTAGCTCTGTTTGATACCAATGAAGACAGGCACATAACAGGAATTGTAACTACTATTAATAGGTATACCCGAGATATCAAATTATCTATTGCAGCGGATGAATGGGAATGGATAAAGATTACTGATATTATCGCTGCACGTCTGTAA
- a CDS encoding STM4504/CBY_0614 family protein yields the protein MGIFNIFSKRNKENQQAIFKHDELPHTLRVQIIHILRDAIGKYAKGAYYQNEASNETWDFIHKVLCKEYGVFSLSTKGHNSRDYCFNFLLDEDSVERVLDIIEISFRVIDIVVRDDHRNWVNKEIIQSPEDAIEELNKRFQEHGLGYQYINQNIVRVDSEYIYHEAVEPAVNLLFGEGFEGASEEFMKAHQHFKKGNDKESVTEALKAFESTMKTIFIKKGWNLPSKQTASPLISGLFEKELIPSNLQTQLNSLKTTLEGLATIRNQNTGHGQGEKSVKIPRYLVAYALHLCATNIVFLIEAYKEKMK from the coding sequence TTGGGGATTTTTAATATCTTCTCTAAAAGAAATAAAGAAAATCAACAGGCTATATTTAAGCATGACGAACTACCTCACACGTTGAGGGTACAAATAATTCATATTTTACGAGACGCGATTGGTAAATATGCAAAAGGTGCTTATTACCAAAATGAAGCTTCAAATGAAACTTGGGATTTTATTCACAAAGTATTATGTAAGGAGTACGGGGTTTTTTCTTTAAGTACAAAAGGACATAATTCACGCGATTATTGTTTTAATTTTCTACTAGACGAAGACTCAGTTGAAAGAGTTCTTGATATCATTGAAATATCTTTCAGAGTGATAGACATAGTTGTAAGGGATGACCACAGAAATTGGGTAAATAAAGAAATAATTCAAAGTCCAGAGGACGCAATTGAGGAACTCAATAAAAGGTTCCAGGAACATGGCCTTGGTTATCAGTATATTAATCAGAATATAGTTCGTGTAGATTCTGAATATATTTATCATGAGGCTGTTGAACCTGCTGTCAACCTACTTTTTGGAGAAGGATTTGAAGGAGCTTCAGAGGAGTTTATGAAGGCTCACCAACATTTCAAAAAGGGTAATGATAAAGAATCTGTGACTGAAGCATTGAAGGCATTTGAAAGCACCATGAAAACTATTTTTATAAAAAAAGGATGGAACTTGCCATCAAAACAAACAGCAAGTCCTTTAATTTCTGGGTTGTTTGAAAAGGAACTTATCCCTTCTAATCTTCAAACTCAGCTCAATTCGTTAAAGACGACGTTAGAAGGACTTGCAACAATTAGGAACCAGAATACCGGACACGGTCAAGGTGAAAAAAGCGTCAAAATTCCAAGATACCTAGTCGCTTATGCCTTACATTTATGTGCAACGAATATCGTGTTCCTTATTGAGGCATACAAAGAAAAAATGAAATGA